The sequence CGCCGCCACCGCCTTCTCGCGCCAGCCGCGGTACGCGCCGGACAGCGCCTCCAGATAGCAATTGATGGAGTAGTGCCCGTCCACCAGCGCCTCCCGGCGGCCCACCGGACGCCAGAAGTCATACACGTCCATGGTGCACACGCCGTTGAGGCCCACGTCCATGGCCAGCAGGTCCGGCTGCTCGGAGACGAGCAGTGCCACCGCGCCGCCGCCCTGCGTGGGCTCGCCCGCGGTGTTGAGGCCGTAGCGGGCAATGTCCGAGCACACGACGACGGCCACCTTGCCCGCGCCCGCGCCGGACGCAATCCACTCCACCGCCGCCATCAGGCCCGCGGTGCCGCCGTAGCACGCGTGCTGCGTGTCGTAGGTGCGCATGGTGCGGGGCAGCTTGAGCAGGCCCTGCACGTGCGAGGCGACGGGCTTCGAGTGGTCGATGCCCGTCTCGGTGCCCACCACCAGCATGCCGATGCGGGACGGGTCCACGTCCTGCTGCTTCAAGAGCCGCGCGGCCGCGGTGGCCGCCAGCGCCACGGTGTCCTCGCCGGGGTCCGTGACGGCCATCTCCTTCGCGCCCAGGCCCGAGGTGAACTTCGCCGGGTCCACCCCGCGCGCCCGCGCCAGGTCCTCGATGTCCACGTACCGGGACGGCACCGCCACCGCCAACGCTTCGATTCCCACGCGCTTCTTCATGGCACTCCTCGCTTCGTGCTCCGAATCCGTGTCAACGCGATGCCGCTCTCACGCCTCGGGCGGCACCAGCACCAGGCGGCCCGCCACCTCGCGGTTCTCCAGCCGGAAGTGCGCCCTCGCCGCCTCCGCCAGCGGCACCTTGTCCGTGACGAACTGGCGCACGCCGCCGGTGGCCGTCAGCCGCAGCGCCTCGTCCAGCTCCTGCTGGTTGGTGGCGTACGCGCCGATGATTTCCAGCTCCTTGACGATGACGAGCCCCGGGTTCACCTGGACGATGCCCGACTCCAAGTTGCCCACCACCACCACGCGGCCGCCGGGCGCCATGGACTTCAGCGTCTGGTCGAAGGTGGCGCTACCG comes from Pyxidicoccus parkwaysis and encodes:
- a CDS encoding hydroxymethylglutaryl-CoA synthase family protein, which gives rise to MKKRVGIEALAVAVPSRYVDIEDLARARGVDPAKFTSGLGAKEMAVTDPGEDTVALAATAAARLLKQQDVDPSRIGMLVVGTETGIDHSKPVASHVQGLLKLPRTMRTYDTQHACYGGTAGLMAAVEWIASGAGAGKVAVVVCSDIARYGLNTAGEPTQGGGAVALLVSEQPDLLAMDVGLNGVCTMDVYDFWRPVGRREALVDGHYSINCYLEALSGAYRGWREKAVAAGLVRWSGTMPGEQLARIAYHVPFCKMARKAHAQLRLCDLEDAVGPGPGTPEARDEVAKSQASYDTQVASSLGLNARIGNVYTASLYLALAGLLQREGAQLAGQRIGLLSYGSGCMAEFYSGTVGEKAAERMARADLASVLAKRERVSIEEYERLMKLASDAPEPVAPAPGAFRLTEIREHKRVYAEGTP